A part of Streptomyces sp. DSM 40750 genomic DNA contains:
- a CDS encoding NAD-dependent malic enzyme, with protein sequence MATAPSVSYSMTVRLEVPASGTAVSQLTGAVESHGGSVTGLDVTASGHEKLRIDVTIAATSTAHADEIVEQLRGIEGVTLGKVSDRTFLMHLGGKIEMQSKHPIRNRDDLSMIYTPGVARVCMAIAENPEDARRLTIKRNSVAVVTDGSAVLGLGNIGPKAALPVMEGKAALFKRFAGIDAWPLCLDTQDTDAIVEIVKAIAPGFAGINLEDISAPRCFEIEARLREALDIPVFHDDQHGTAIVVLAALTNALRVANKAVGDIRVVMSGAGAAGTAILKLLIAAGVKNAVVADIHGVVHADRADLVDAAADSPLRWIADNTNPEGLTGTLKEAVRGADVFIGVSAPNVIDGDDVAAMADDAIVFALANPDPEVDPAIARQTAAVVATGRSDFPNQINNVLVFPGVFRGLLDAQSRTVNTDMMLAAAKALADVVTEDELNANYIIPSVFNDKVAGAVAGAVREAAKAAASA encoded by the coding sequence ATGGCAACGGCGCCCAGCGTCTCCTACTCGATGACGGTCCGGCTGGAGGTGCCCGCGAGCGGAACCGCGGTCTCCCAGCTCACCGGGGCCGTCGAGTCCCACGGAGGCTCGGTGACCGGCCTCGACGTGACCGCCTCCGGCCACGAGAAGCTCCGCATCGACGTCACCATCGCCGCCACCTCCACCGCGCACGCCGACGAGATCGTCGAGCAGCTCCGCGGCATCGAGGGCGTCACGCTCGGCAAGGTCTCCGACCGTACGTTCCTGATGCACCTCGGCGGCAAGATCGAGATGCAGTCCAAGCACCCCATCCGCAACCGTGACGACCTCTCGATGATCTACACGCCGGGCGTGGCCCGCGTCTGCATGGCGATCGCCGAGAACCCCGAGGACGCCCGGCGTCTGACCATCAAGCGCAACTCCGTTGCGGTCGTGACGGACGGCTCCGCCGTGCTGGGCCTCGGCAACATCGGCCCCAAGGCCGCGCTGCCGGTCATGGAGGGCAAGGCGGCCCTCTTCAAGCGGTTCGCCGGCATCGACGCCTGGCCGCTCTGCCTGGACACCCAGGACACCGACGCGATCGTCGAGATCGTCAAGGCGATCGCCCCCGGCTTCGCGGGCATCAACCTGGAGGACATCTCCGCGCCCCGCTGCTTCGAGATCGAGGCCCGGCTGCGCGAGGCCCTCGACATCCCCGTCTTCCACGACGACCAGCACGGCACGGCGATCGTCGTCCTCGCCGCCCTCACGAACGCACTTCGCGTCGCGAACAAGGCGGTTGGGGACATTCGCGTCGTCATGTCGGGCGCGGGCGCGGCCGGTACGGCCATCCTGAAGCTGCTCATCGCCGCCGGTGTGAAGAACGCCGTCGTGGCCGACATCCACGGTGTCGTGCACGCCGACCGTGCCGACCTGGTCGACGCCGCCGCCGACTCGCCGCTGCGCTGGATCGCCGACAACACCAACCCCGAGGGCCTCACGGGCACGCTCAAGGAGGCCGTGCGCGGCGCCGACGTGTTCATCGGGGTCTCGGCCCCGAACGTCATCGACGGCGACGACGTGGCCGCCATGGCCGACGACGCGATCGTGTTCGCGCTCGCGAACCCCGACCCCGAGGTCGACCCCGCGATCGCCCGTCAGACCGCGGCCGTCGTGGCCACCGGCCGCTCCGACTTCCCGAACCAGATCAACAACGTGCTGGTTTTCCCGGGTGTCTTCCGCGGTCTCCTTGACGCCCAGTCCCGCACCGTCAACACGGACATGATGCTCGCTGCCGCGAAGGCCCTCGCGGACGTCGTGACCGAGGACGAGCTGAACGCGAACTACATCATCCCCAGCGTCTTCAACGACAAGGTCGCGGGCGCGGTCGCCGGGGCGGTGCGCGAGGCCGCGAAGGCGGCGGCGTCGGCCTGA
- a CDS encoding anti-sigma factor family protein, giving the protein MPGSVQGAQGSGDNVHETVGAYALGILDDAEATQFEMHLATCEWCGQQLDELAGMEPMLAALADLPASQGTPAIGESLSAKPTTGLADRLVGEVVQHRAKKSRRNFFMLAAGVALIVGGPTAVFATAGGGNETPQENQVFSAAKDAFTHMGAKDKVSGTDASTQVTATVGLESKPWGTHAVLELKNVKGPEKCSLIAVGKNGERETVTSWSVPKWGYGIKNAETEQAKNPLYVHGGAAFTPDQIDHFEVLTFSGKKLVSVKA; this is encoded by the coding sequence ATGCCCGGGTCTGTGCAAGGAGCCCAAGGTTCCGGCGACAATGTCCATGAAACCGTCGGCGCGTACGCCCTCGGGATACTGGACGACGCCGAGGCCACACAGTTCGAGATGCATCTCGCCACATGCGAGTGGTGCGGCCAGCAGCTGGACGAGCTGGCCGGTATGGAACCGATGCTGGCCGCCCTCGCGGACCTGCCCGCTTCCCAGGGCACACCCGCGATCGGCGAGTCCCTGTCCGCGAAACCGACGACAGGACTCGCGGACCGGCTGGTCGGCGAGGTCGTCCAGCACCGCGCGAAGAAGAGCCGACGGAACTTCTTCATGCTGGCGGCCGGCGTCGCCCTGATCGTCGGCGGCCCGACGGCGGTGTTCGCGACGGCGGGCGGCGGGAACGAGACCCCGCAGGAAAACCAGGTCTTCAGCGCGGCGAAGGACGCCTTCACGCACATGGGGGCGAAGGACAAGGTCTCGGGCACCGACGCCTCCACGCAGGTCACCGCCACGGTCGGCCTGGAGTCCAAGCCCTGGGGCACGCACGCAGTCCTGGAGCTCAAGAACGTCAAGGGCCCGGAGAAGTGCTCGCTCATCGCCGTCGGCAAGAACGGCGAGCGTGAGACGGTCACCTCCTGGTCCGTCCCGAAATGGGGCTACGGCATCAAGAACGCCGAGACCGAGCAGGCCAAGAACCCGCTCTACGTCCACGGCGGCGCCGCCTTCACCCCGGACCAGATCGACCATTTCGAGGTCCTGACCTTCAGCGGGAAGAAGCTCGTCTCGGTCAAGGCATGA
- a CDS encoding helix-turn-helix domain-containing protein: MKSDAEHIDEFAAWIEGVMRARGYDIDSPRGGGKTRLAEDAGVHRAAITRLLQRQSMPDLETMRGLSRALGIPVRDVLIRSGKLTEQDLPQAPAPPEAGAAPADHGLSAEQAATALGIPEHLRAAFVQITEQLRLGTTGPAIPEAGADGQAGT, translated from the coding sequence ATGAAGAGCGATGCCGAACACATCGACGAGTTCGCAGCCTGGATAGAAGGCGTGATGCGGGCACGCGGTTACGACATCGACAGCCCGCGCGGCGGCGGCAAGACCCGGCTCGCCGAGGACGCGGGGGTGCACCGGGCGGCCATCACCCGGCTGCTGCAGCGCCAGAGCATGCCCGATCTGGAGACGATGCGCGGCTTGTCCCGTGCGCTCGGCATCCCGGTCCGGGATGTCTTGATCCGATCGGGCAAGCTGACCGAGCAGGACCTGCCCCAGGCCCCGGCGCCTCCGGAGGCCGGTGCGGCCCCCGCCGATCACGGGCTCTCCGCCGAGCAGGCGGCGACCGCCCTCGGTATCCCGGAACACCTCCGGGCGGCCTTCGTGCAGATCACCGAACAGCTCAGACTCGGCACCACGGGCCCGGCGATCCCGGAGGCGGGGGCGGACGGCCAGGCCGGCACCTGA
- a CDS encoding sigma-70 family RNA polymerase sigma factor codes for MRKDSAVADERPHRARHRASQPSEPDEELMRALYREHAGPLLAYVLRLVAGDRQRAEDVVQETLIRAWKNAGQLNRATGSVRPWLVTVARRIVIDGHRSRQARPQEVDPSPLEVIPAEDEIDKALWLMTLSDALDDLTPAHREVLVETYFKGRTVNEAAETLGIPSGTVRSRVFYALRSMKLALEERGVTA; via the coding sequence GTGCGCAAGGATTCCGCTGTGGCCGATGAACGCCCGCACAGGGCACGACATCGCGCATCGCAGCCCTCAGAGCCAGACGAGGAGCTGATGCGCGCGCTGTATCGCGAGCACGCTGGACCCTTGCTCGCGTACGTGCTGCGTCTGGTCGCGGGCGACCGCCAACGCGCCGAGGACGTTGTGCAGGAAACTCTCATCCGGGCCTGGAAGAACGCCGGTCAGCTCAATCGAGCGACCGGATCGGTACGCCCCTGGCTGGTGACGGTCGCACGCCGCATCGTCATCGACGGCCACCGCAGCCGGCAGGCCCGGCCGCAGGAGGTCGACCCGTCGCCGCTGGAGGTCATCCCCGCGGAGGACGAGATCGACAAGGCGTTGTGGCTGATGACACTGTCGGACGCGCTGGACGACCTGACCCCTGCTCACAGGGAGGTCCTGGTCGAGACCTATTTCAAAGGGCGTACGGTCAATGAGGCGGCCGAGACGCTTGGCATCCCCAGTGGCACCGTCCGCTCCCGGGTGTTCTACGCCCTGCGGTCGATGAAGCTGGCTCTAGAGGAGCGCGGGGTGACGGCATGA
- a CDS encoding CGNR zinc finger domain-containing protein, whose amino-acid sequence MTHPRFDCGHLCLDFLATTHPEEQLDSAPRLRTWITAAALVPVDTPLDHITPAWLVGFRELRGHIGQLVRTEPDRKSDSRPFDISLARINDLARAATPAPRAVRTDDGTLTRALDRAPDCAALLAVIARDTVELLTDPAACASLRQCAGDNCPIVYVDTSRGRRRRWCSSEICGNRERVARHRRRTGLARA is encoded by the coding sequence ATGACACACCCCCGCTTCGACTGCGGCCACCTCTGCCTGGACTTCCTCGCGACAACCCACCCCGAGGAACAACTCGACTCGGCGCCGCGCCTACGCACCTGGATCACCGCCGCCGCCCTGGTCCCCGTAGACACCCCCCTCGACCACATCACCCCGGCCTGGCTGGTCGGCTTCCGCGAACTACGCGGACACATAGGCCAGTTGGTCCGCACCGAACCGGACCGCAAGTCCGACTCCCGCCCCTTCGACATCTCCCTGGCGAGGATCAACGACCTGGCCCGCGCGGCCACTCCGGCCCCCCGGGCCGTCCGCACGGACGACGGCACCCTCACCCGCGCCCTGGACCGGGCCCCCGACTGCGCCGCCCTGCTCGCCGTGATCGCCCGCGACACCGTGGAGCTGCTCACCGACCCCGCCGCCTGCGCGAGTCTGCGCCAGTGCGCCGGCGACAACTGCCCCATCGTGTACGTCGACACCTCCCGCGGCCGGCGCCGCCGCTGGTGCTCCAGCGAGATCTGCGGCAACCGCGAACGCGTGGCCCGCCACCGCCGCCGAACGGGCCTCGCCCGCGCGTAG
- a CDS encoding uroporphyrinogen-III synthase, with protein sequence MYDEQRPERSDRADRPDRTDRMDRTAQQEHGPLAGFTVGVTAARRADELGALLQRRGAAVLHAPALRIVPLSDDSELLAATKDLLDVAPDIVVATTAIGFRGWIEAADGWGLGEALLDRLRGVEVLARGPKVKGAVRAAGLTEEWSPSSESMAEVLDRLLEQGVEGLRIAIQLHGEPLPGFVESLRAAGAEVVGVPVYRWMPPEDITPVDRLLDSAVSRGLDALTFTSAPAAASLLSRAEARGLLPELLNALNHDVLPACVGPVTALPLQAHGVDTVQPERFRLGPLVQLLCQELPARARTLPIAGHRVEIRGHAVLVDGALRPVPPAGMSLLRALCRRPGWVVARSELLRALPGAGRDEHAVETAMARLRTALGAPKLIQTVVKRGYRLALDPAADTKYGDV encoded by the coding sequence ATGTACGACGAACAGCGACCCGAGCGATCAGATCGAGCCGATCGACCAGACAGGACGGATCGGATGGATCGGACAGCGCAACAGGAACACGGGCCGCTCGCGGGGTTCACCGTGGGTGTGACGGCCGCCCGCCGGGCCGACGAGCTCGGGGCACTCCTCCAGCGCCGCGGAGCCGCGGTCCTCCATGCGCCCGCCCTGCGCATCGTGCCGCTGTCCGACGACAGCGAGTTGCTCGCCGCCACCAAGGACCTGCTCGACGTGGCGCCCGACATCGTGGTGGCGACCACCGCCATCGGTTTCCGCGGCTGGATCGAAGCCGCGGACGGCTGGGGCCTGGGCGAAGCCCTCCTGGACCGGCTGCGGGGCGTCGAGGTCCTGGCGCGCGGACCGAAGGTGAAGGGCGCGGTACGAGCCGCCGGCCTGACGGAGGAGTGGTCCCCGTCCTCCGAATCCATGGCGGAGGTACTGGACCGGTTGCTGGAGCAGGGAGTCGAGGGCCTCCGCATCGCCATCCAGCTCCACGGCGAACCGCTGCCCGGCTTCGTGGAGTCCCTGCGCGCCGCGGGAGCGGAGGTGGTGGGCGTCCCCGTCTACCGCTGGATGCCCCCCGAGGACATCACCCCCGTGGACCGCCTCCTCGACTCGGCGGTCAGCCGCGGCCTCGACGCCCTGACCTTCACCAGCGCCCCGGCGGCGGCGTCGCTGTTGTCGCGGGCCGAAGCCCGGGGTCTGCTCCCGGAGCTGCTCAACGCCCTCAACCACGACGTACTCCCCGCCTGCGTGGGCCCGGTGACGGCCCTCCCGCTCCAGGCCCACGGCGTGGACACGGTCCAGCCCGAACGCTTCCGCCTCGGCCCCCTCGTCCAGCTCCTCTGCCAGGAGCTCCCCGCCCGCGCCCGCACCCTCCCCATCGCCGGCCACCGCGTGGAGATCCGGGGCCACGCGGTCCTGGTGGACGGCGCCCTCCGCCCCGTCCCCCCGGCCGGCATGTCGCTGTTGCGCGCGCTCTGCCGCAGGCCGGGCTGGGTGGTCGCCCGCTCGGAACTCCTGCGAGCCCTCCCCGGCGCCGGCCGAGACGAACACGCCGTGGAAACAGCCATGGCCCGCCTCCGCACGGCCCTCGGCGCCCCCAAGCTGATCCAAACGGTCGTCAAACGCGGCTACCGCCTGGCCCTGGACCCAGCAGCGGACACGAAGTACGGCGACGTCTGA
- a CDS encoding serine hydrolase domain-containing protein, with translation MSQPTRTLDLAHWQRRLDTLRATHDVPGAALAFLVDGEVHELASGVLSRTTGVETTTDSVFQLGSIAKVYTAALVMRLVESGELDLDVPVVKVLPEFATVDPSATEVITPRMLLSHTSGLTCDFHVETGRGDDAIAKYVEAAKGVAMDCPPGTAVSYSGIGYVVLGRIVEVLTGLTWDQALKERVLAPLGLTHTMTLPEEALPFRVAMGHLAGEDGTQTPAPAWDLMPRAAGPGARVLATAGDVVRYAKAHLDGGGGILRPETVTAMQARETDVPDKWTVSADGWGLGWTLYDWDGVPGYGHDGAATGQYAFLRVVPTEGVAVALLTNGGSSRLLYADLLRELMAELAGIAMPAPFAPAAEPPAVDITPWTGTYKREGVVITVGERNGTPHLTYAFVDGMVGYSPDLEMELVPLSDTVFAGAGGGASFAEDWMPVVFATLSDGTRCAYIGMRAAPKVA, from the coding sequence ATGTCGCAGCCCACCCGCACCCTCGACCTCGCCCACTGGCAGCGCCGCCTCGACACCCTCCGCGCCACCCACGACGTCCCCGGCGCGGCTCTCGCCTTCCTCGTCGACGGCGAGGTCCACGAACTGGCGAGCGGTGTGCTCAGCCGGACGACCGGCGTCGAGACCACCACCGACTCCGTCTTCCAGCTCGGCTCGATCGCGAAGGTCTACACGGCCGCCCTCGTGATGCGGCTGGTGGAGTCCGGCGAACTCGACCTGGACGTCCCCGTGGTGAAGGTGCTGCCGGAGTTCGCGACCGTCGACCCGTCGGCCACCGAGGTCATCACACCCCGCATGCTGCTCTCCCACACCAGCGGCCTGACCTGCGACTTCCACGTCGAGACAGGGCGCGGAGACGACGCGATCGCCAAGTACGTCGAGGCTGCCAAGGGCGTGGCGATGGACTGCCCGCCGGGTACGGCGGTGTCGTACAGCGGGATCGGTTACGTCGTACTCGGCCGGATCGTCGAGGTGCTGACCGGGCTGACCTGGGACCAGGCGCTCAAGGAGCGGGTGCTGGCGCCGCTCGGTCTCACGCACACGATGACGCTGCCGGAGGAGGCGCTGCCGTTCCGCGTGGCCATGGGGCACCTGGCGGGGGAGGACGGGACGCAGACACCGGCCCCGGCCTGGGACCTGATGCCGCGCGCGGCCGGCCCGGGCGCCCGGGTGCTCGCCACCGCCGGCGATGTGGTCCGGTACGCGAAGGCACACCTCGACGGCGGTGGCGGGATCCTGCGCCCCGAGACCGTGACCGCCATGCAGGCCCGCGAGACCGACGTACCCGACAAGTGGACGGTCAGCGCCGACGGCTGGGGCCTCGGCTGGACCCTGTACGACTGGGACGGCGTCCCGGGCTACGGGCACGACGGGGCCGCGACCGGCCAGTACGCCTTCCTCCGCGTGGTGCCGACCGAGGGCGTCGCCGTCGCGCTGCTGACCAACGGCGGCTCCTCCCGCCTCCTCTACGCCGACCTGCTGCGTGAGCTGATGGCGGAACTGGCCGGAATCGCCATGCCCGCGCCGTTCGCCCCGGCCGCGGAGCCGCCCGCCGTGGACATCACGCCCTGGACCGGTACGTACAAGAGGGAGGGAGTGGTCATCACGGTCGGCGAGAGGAACGGCACACCGCACCTCACGTACGCCTTCGTCGACGGCATGGTCGGCTACTCGCCGGACCTGGAGATGGAGCTCGTCCCCCTGTCGGACACGGTCTTCGCCGGGGCGGGCGGCGGCGCCTCGTTCGCGGAGGACTGGATGCCTGTGGTCTTCGCCACGCTGAGCGATGGCACGCGGTGCGCCTACATTGGCATGAGGGCGGCGCCGAAGGTGGCGTGA
- a CDS encoding HelD family protein: MAAQVQQETLDSAHDSVREKEIGVEQEHLDRVYRRLEEKIHEAEFLMNDAAKRGQVGTPGALAERDAQVFRAGIHLNRLNNEFEDFLFGRIDLLLGKDGKKGPDGAYTAVEPAEGAVRADNTADIAETLHIGRIGVLDSEYAPLVIDWRAPAAAPFYRSTPVDPGRVVRRRVIRSKGRKVLGVEDDLMRPELKASLDGGELAVIGDGALMAALGQARSHTMRDIVASIQAEQDLVIRAPAASVTYVEGGPGTGKTAVALHRAAYLLYQDRRRYAGGILIVSPTPLLVAYTEGVLPSLGEEGQVAIRAIGSLAEDTGGAEATLYDSPAVARAKGSYRMLKVLRKAARGALESNAAPNRLRVVAFGRRLELEAAELDRVRHNALGGTAPVNLLRPRARKLLLDALWAQSGAAGRHTDPELAAELRSSFDEDITTEDDFIAFLDAWWPELTPRGVLTAMADERRLGRWARRILNPGEVRRVARSLKRDGFSVHDVAMLDELQAILGLPARPRKKRDLDPLDQLSGLEELMPVREETQRERAERLAQERTEYAHVIVDEAQDLTPMQWRMVGRRGRHATWTVVGDPAQSSWSDPDEAAEARDEALGSRPRRRFTLTVNYRNPAEIAELAAKVLALAMPGSESPSAVRSTGVQPRFVTAVRESLARTVRAEAARLLDLVDGTVGVVVAMNRRDEAARWLAGLGDRVVALGSLEAKGLEYDATVVVSPAEIADESPAGLRVLYVALTRATQQLTLVSGERDEPDERGVPDLLRD; encoded by the coding sequence GTGGCCGCTCAGGTTCAGCAGGAAACGCTCGACTCCGCTCACGACTCGGTGCGTGAGAAGGAGATCGGCGTAGAACAGGAACATCTGGACCGGGTGTACCGGCGCCTTGAGGAGAAGATCCACGAGGCCGAGTTCCTGATGAACGACGCGGCCAAGCGTGGTCAGGTCGGCACCCCGGGCGCGCTCGCCGAGCGGGACGCCCAGGTCTTCCGGGCGGGCATCCACCTGAATCGCCTGAACAACGAGTTCGAGGACTTCCTCTTCGGCCGTATCGATCTGTTGCTCGGCAAGGACGGCAAGAAGGGTCCGGACGGCGCGTACACCGCCGTCGAACCCGCCGAGGGCGCGGTCCGCGCCGACAACACCGCCGACATCGCCGAGACCCTGCACATCGGCCGCATCGGTGTCCTGGACTCCGAGTACGCGCCGCTGGTCATCGACTGGCGGGCCCCGGCGGCCGCCCCCTTCTACCGCTCGACCCCGGTCGACCCCGGCCGGGTCGTCCGGCGCCGGGTCATCCGTTCCAAGGGCCGCAAGGTGCTCGGCGTCGAGGACGACCTGATGCGCCCCGAGCTGAAGGCGTCCCTCGACGGCGGCGAACTGGCCGTCATCGGCGACGGCGCCCTCATGGCCGCCCTCGGCCAGGCCCGCAGCCACACCATGCGCGACATCGTCGCCTCCATCCAGGCCGAACAGGACCTGGTGATCCGCGCCCCCGCCGCCTCGGTGACGTACGTCGAGGGCGGCCCGGGCACGGGCAAGACGGCCGTGGCGCTGCACCGGGCCGCCTACCTCCTCTACCAGGACCGGCGCCGGTACGCGGGCGGCATCCTGATCGTCTCCCCGACCCCGCTGCTGGTGGCGTACACCGAGGGCGTCCTGCCGTCCCTCGGCGAGGAGGGCCAGGTCGCCATCCGTGCGATCGGCTCACTCGCCGAAGACACGGGCGGCGCCGAGGCCACGCTGTACGACTCCCCGGCCGTGGCCCGCGCCAAGGGCTCGTACCGCATGCTCAAGGTGCTGCGGAAGGCCGCCCGGGGCGCGCTGGAGTCGAACGCCGCGCCGAACCGCCTCCGTGTCGTCGCCTTCGGCCGCCGCCTCGAACTGGAGGCCGCCGAACTGGACCGCGTCCGCCACAACGCGCTCGGCGGCACGGCCCCCGTCAACCTCCTGCGCCCCCGCGCCCGCAAGCTGCTCCTGGACGCACTGTGGGCCCAGTCGGGTGCGGCCGGCCGCCACACCGACCCCGAACTGGCCGCCGAGCTGCGTTCCTCCTTCGACGAGGACATCACCACCGAGGACGACTTCATCGCCTTCCTCGACGCCTGGTGGCCCGAGCTGACCCCGCGCGGAGTCCTCACAGCCATGGCCGACGAGCGCCGCCTCGGCCGCTGGGCCCGCCGCATCCTCAATCCGGGTGAGGTCCGTCGCGTCGCCCGCTCCCTGAAACGGGACGGCTTCTCGGTCCACGACGTCGCCATGCTGGACGAACTCCAGGCCATCCTCGGCCTCCCGGCCCGCCCCCGGAAGAAACGCGACCTCGACCCCCTGGACCAGCTCTCGGGCCTGGAGGAACTCATGCCCGTGCGCGAGGAGACCCAGCGCGAGCGGGCCGAGCGGCTGGCGCAGGAGCGGACCGAGTACGCGCACGTCATCGTCGACGAGGCGCAGGACCTGACCCCGATGCAGTGGCGGATGGTGGGCCGTCGCGGCCGGCACGCCACCTGGACGGTCGTGGGAGACCCCGCCCAGTCCTCCTGGTCGGATCCCGACGAGGCGGCCGAGGCCCGTGACGAGGCCCTGGGCTCCCGCCCGCGCCGCCGCTTCACCCTCACCGTCAACTACCGCAACCCCGCCGAGATCGCCGAACTCGCGGCGAAGGTACTGGCACTGGCCATGCCGGGCTCGGAGTCCCCGTCGGCGGTCCGCTCGACGGGCGTCCAGCCCCGCTTCGTCACGGCCGTACGGGAATCCCTGGCCCGCACGGTCCGCGCGGAGGCCGCCCGCCTGCTGGACCTGGTCGACGGCACGGTCGGCGTGGTCGTCGCCATGAACCGCCGCGACGAGGCCGCCCGCTGGCTGGCCGGCCTCGGCGACCGCGTCGTCGCCCTCGGCAGCCTGGAGGCGAAGGGCCTGGAGTACGACGCGACGGTGGTCGTCTCCCCGGCCGAGATCGCCGACGAGTCCCCGGCGGGGCTGCGGGTGCTGTACGTCGCCCTCACGCGGGCGACGCAGCAGCTGACCCTGGTGTCGGGGGAGCGGGACGAGCCGGACGAGAGGGGCGTACCCGACCTGCTGCGCGACTGA
- a CDS encoding nitrate/nitrite transporter: protein MTAPSTAPAASRGGRWIEHWDPENEAFWNETGEKVARRNLFFSVLSEHIGFSIWTVWSVMVLFMGPEYGLTPADKFFLVSMATLVGAIVRIPYTFAVAIFGGRNWTIASASLLLIPTVAAFVVMEPGTSFNTFLICAMLAGIGGGNFASSMTNINAFFPLRKKGWALGLNAGGGNIGVPVVQLIGLAVIGASGGPRVLLGIYIPFIVIAAVLAALYMDNISSVKNDTGAAKDSVKEAHTWIMSFLYIGTFGSFIGYSFAFGLVLQTQFGRTPLESAYVTFIGPLLGSLIRPLGGALADKYGGAKITLWNYVAMAGATGIIVIASMQKSLPLFTTAFIVLFVLTGLGNGSTFKMIPGIFQAKALAKGLEGEEAAAYGRRLSGASMGIIGAVGALGGLGINLAFRQSFLSVGSGTGAFIGFLAFYGLCFAVTWAVYLRKSTSNATATEAATDSKPQLSYAEV from the coding sequence ATGACAGCCCCGAGCACTGCCCCCGCTGCCAGTAGGGGAGGCCGCTGGATCGAGCACTGGGATCCGGAGAACGAGGCCTTCTGGAACGAGACCGGTGAGAAGGTCGCCCGCCGCAACCTCTTCTTCTCGGTGCTCTCCGAGCACATCGGCTTCTCCATCTGGACCGTGTGGTCGGTGATGGTGCTGTTCATGGGCCCCGAGTACGGGCTCACCCCGGCCGACAAGTTCTTCCTCGTCTCGATGGCCACGCTGGTCGGCGCGATCGTGCGCATCCCGTACACCTTCGCGGTGGCGATCTTCGGCGGCCGCAACTGGACGATCGCCTCGGCGAGCCTGCTGCTCATCCCGACCGTCGCGGCCTTCGTCGTGATGGAGCCGGGGACCTCGTTCAACACGTTCCTGATCTGCGCGATGCTCGCCGGTATCGGCGGCGGCAACTTCGCCTCCTCCATGACCAACATCAACGCCTTCTTCCCGCTGCGGAAGAAGGGCTGGGCGCTCGGCCTCAACGCGGGCGGCGGCAACATCGGTGTCCCGGTCGTGCAGCTCATCGGTCTCGCCGTCATCGGGGCCAGCGGCGGTCCGCGCGTCCTGCTCGGGATCTACATCCCCTTCATCGTCATCGCCGCCGTGCTCGCCGCGCTCTACATGGACAACATCTCGTCCGTGAAGAACGACACCGGCGCCGCCAAGGACTCCGTGAAGGAGGCCCACACCTGGATCATGTCCTTCCTCTACATCGGCACCTTCGGCTCCTTCATCGGCTACAGCTTCGCCTTCGGCCTCGTCCTGCAGACCCAGTTCGGCCGTACGCCCCTGGAGTCCGCGTACGTCACCTTCATCGGCCCCCTGCTCGGCTCGCTGATCCGGCCCCTCGGCGGCGCGCTCGCCGACAAGTACGGCGGCGCCAAGATCACCCTGTGGAACTACGTCGCCATGGCCGGCGCCACCGGGATCATCGTCATCGCCTCCATGCAGAAGTCGCTGCCGCTGTTCACCACCGCGTTCATCGTGCTCTTCGTCCTCACCGGACTCGGCAACGGCTCCACCTTCAAGATGATCCCGGGCATCTTCCAGGCCAAGGCACTCGCCAAGGGTCTGGAGGGTGAGGAGGCCGCGGCCTACGGACGTCGCCTCTCCGGTGCCTCCATGGGCATCATCGGCGCGGTGGGCGCGCTCGGCGGCCTCGGCATCAACCTGGCCTTCCGCCAGTCCTTCCTCTCGGTCGGCTCCGGCACCGGCGCCTTCATCGGCTTCCTGGCCTTCTACGGCCTGTGCTTCGCGGTGACCTGGGCCGTATACCTTCGCAAGTCGACTTCGAACGCCACTGCGACCGAGGCCGCGACGGACTCGAAGCCGCAGCTCAGCTACGCCGAGGTGTGA
- a CDS encoding TetR/AcrR family transcriptional regulator C-terminal domain-containing protein, with the protein MTTSEAAWLVMLARGGQSPEDWTRQLASAIERATGDYPHLGRRYAAQAGAESADIAQDNFDHGLQWVLDGLATRL; encoded by the coding sequence ATGACCACCAGCGAGGCCGCCTGGCTGGTGATGCTCGCACGGGGCGGCCAGAGCCCGGAGGACTGGACCCGCCAGCTGGCGTCGGCCATCGAACGGGCCACCGGCGACTACCCGCACCTCGGCCGCCGGTACGCCGCACAGGCCGGCGCCGAGTCGGCGGACATCGCCCAGGACAACTTCGACCACGGCCTCCAGTGGGTCCTCGACGGCCTGGCGACCCGCCTCTGA